The genomic DNA TCGAAGCGGCGAAACTGGACGGCGTGGGGCTTTGGAGAGAGATGGTGCAGATGGTCCTGCCCCTGTGTATGCCTACGATCACGACGCTGTTCATTATCGGCTCTATGAGCATATTCGGATACTATTTGCAGCCGATGCTTTTGTGCGGCGAAACGGGCGGCGTAAACGGCAGTACGGGTACGATCGCCCTGCGCGTGATGCAGTTGATGCAGGGCGGCGATACCGAAAGCGCGGCGGCGCTCGGCCTCTTCTTCTCGATCTTAGGCGTGCCTTTCGTCCTGTTCATTAAATGGTTCATGGAAAAAATCACGCCGGACGTCGATTTTTAAGTTTGATAGATATTTAGAAAGAATAAATCACAAGGAGGAAAATATGAAACAAAGCAAAACCAGGTTCGGTTTGATCGGTACGGTTTTATTGTCGCTGCTGCTTTTGTGCAGCCTGTTCCTGTCGATCCCGAACGGATATGTCGGCGATGCCGCCCGCACCAAGGAATCCGCGTTCAGCGACGATTTCAATTCGTCGGTGCTGAACACGGACAACTGGACGGCGTCTTCTGCAACGGACGCGGCCGTCAAGGATTACGGCGGCGCGATCCAGATGGTAAACGGTCAGTTTTCGCCTGCCTGCAACTGGATGGGGCTGAACAACTCCGCCGCGTCCGACGGCAAGGGGACGCCGCTTACCGAGGATTATATCCTCGAAATGACGATTTCGAGAGATTGTAACCCGAGCGACTGGTTCGGCCTGTATATCGGGTTGGACAGCCCCGACCAGAATTTTACCACGATAATCGGGCAGCCGGGCAACGTACTCGTCTTTACGGACAGTTCGATCAACAACTACAACGGATTCGGTACGCAGCCCAAAGAAGGCAATGTTACGATCGCGCTTGAAGGCGACAAGGCGATGACGAGCGACGGAACGATGTATGCCGTCAAAGTCGTCACGCACATCAAGAAGACCGCTTCGGCCACGGGCGATTTCCCCGAAAACAGTGCGGATATCTTTATCGCGCCCATGCCCGAGAGCGGCGAACCCGCTTACGGCGAAAAGGTCGGCACGATCGATAATCTCTCTTTGGCGGGATATTTCGGATTCGGAAGTTTAAGCACGGGCACCGTTACGGTGTCGGGTATCAAGGTCACCGATGGGGCGAGCGGCGACGTGCTCTATACCCCGAAGGGCGATCTAAAAGGCGATTGCATCGACTTCATGGAAGGGGCTTCGCAAGCAGATCCCCAAAAAGAGTTTCGTATGTGGCAGTCCGCCGATCTAAGGCTGGAAGGATCGTATTTTACCGGCCCGCTCGGCAAGGCGCGCGTCGCCAACGGCGCTTCCATCGAATCGAAGTATCGAGTGCAGTCGGACGACAGGCTGATCTCCGCATTCGATCTTTCCTATCAGTTGCATATGTTCTCCGTCGGCGCGGACGGCATGAATCTCATCGTCGGCAAAAACGCTTCTTCTCAGACGGTCGTCAACCTGAAAACGGTGGACGGCAAGAGCGTGCTCTCCGTCGGGGACAGCCGCTATGCTTTCGGGGAAGAACTTTCCGGCGCTAATTTATTTACGTTCCGCGTCAAAACGAACGGTACGGCGGACGTGTATTGCAACAACGCTTTTGCGGTGACGCTGAACGGATTCACCTCCGTCGACGGCAGCATCGCGTTTGTTTCGACGGGCAGCGATTCGACATTTGAGGTCGACAACGTTACTTTGAACGTCTACTCGTATGTTTCGAGCGGCTCTCAGAGCCAAGCTATCGATTTCACAATCAAGGATAAAGACGGCATTACCTATCTGAACGGCGAAAACTGGTATATCGGCGGCAGCGCAATGAAGACCCGTTACGACGAAATCTCTTTCATCAACGCTGACCCCAACGCAAATTTTTCGACCAAGCATCAGTATGCAGATTTCGTATTGAACTTCGATCTGTATGACATTACGCAAGGGGCGGGCGGCTGCAGTTGGATCGGCATCACGTTTGCCAAAAATCGTTACACCGACGGATATGCCCAGGCACCGACGATCACTTTCGCTCCGCGCAATGAGAATCATGATACGGGTATCGTGGGCGTTATGAATATCGAGGGGCTTTCCGGGGTGCAGTTCAATACGGCGTCTTCCATGATCGAAAGTTCGTATAACTTTTTCCAGGATATGAACAGCGAAACGGGTCACGAGCGTATAAACGTCCGCCTTGTTGCCGTGAACCGCACCGTAACTCTTTATTTCAAATATGCGGACGAACCCGAAAGCATGCTCTCCGTTCCGCGCGCGGTCGTCGAGGATATCAACACGTTCGGCTATATCGGCATCTGCTGCAATTACAACGGCAATTTCGCGGTTTCGAATTTTTCGATCACCAACCTCGATCCGAACCGTTCGTTCATTGCGGAGGGTGAAGTAGAGGAATCCAAGCGGGTCACAGGCGATGCTTCCCTGCTGGCTTAAAGAGGAAAAAGAGATGAAAAAGAAATACAATTGGATCATAACATCTATTTTGTCGCTCGCGCTGCTCTTCGGCATTTGCTTCACGGGAACCTTTGCCGCGGAAGAGAGCGCGCCTGAATCGTATATAACGGTCAATAAGAGTATTGCGGGCAGCAGTGCGGCGGATAAAATGTCGTATGTCAATACCCCGCTCACTCTGGCAAACGGCTTAAACCTCTATGTCGAGGCGGAAATGGGGCAGTACACGGATTCGGTGATGTTTTTCGGCTTATTTGCAGATAAAACGGACAGTGCTCCCTATGCGCATAAGTCCTTTATGATGGGCTCGCAGGAGATCAAAACTTTCTTCAGCGACGCCGCGACGCCTGTGGATAACGGCAAATATATGGAGGATTATTGGAACACGTACTATTACAATAGGGTAATGTACCGTTTCGAGATCAAATCGAACGGCGACGTGAACGTTTACGCGCGCAGCACGGAAGATCCTTCTACATACGTGGGCGACAACGCGCAAATCACAACGGAAACGCTCATAACGACACAGGCGGGGTATTACAGCGCTCTCGCTTCCGACGAGCAGATCTACGCGGGCTTAGCGCTCCGTGCGGGAGCAAACGACGCGTACAAATTGTACTCCCTCGAAGTGCGCGACGGCGCGGGCAACCAGATCTTTACGGATAACGGTTTTCTGAAATACACGACGGAAGCCTATGTGCGCAGCGAAGGCATCGACGCGGCGATCGAAGCGGGCGCTCTCGCCGTTCCCGAAATCGTCGAAGAGAGTTCGCTTTCCGTCAATTCTAAGATGACGATGGGCGACGTGATGGTCTATGCCGACACCAAAGTACAGGGCGGCGCGGAGATCACGCTCGATATGAAGATGAATCGGAACGAAGCGACGTTCTTTTTCGGCGTATTCACGGATAAAACAAACAGCAATTTTTATAATACGCACGTTATGCAGATGTCCAGTTCCGCAATCGTTTTACCGTATGATGCGAACGCTGCGGACAACGGCAATTATAACGAAAATACCGGCGTGGAGGGCGGTCTGAAATTCGTCGACCGTATCCGCCTGCGCATGAATATTTCCGCTTCCGGTACGCTCAACGTGTACGTTTCCAGCATCGAAGGCGCGGATTCGTATACGGGCATGACCGCGCAGGAGTCGTTGCAGGACATTCTGATCCTCACGCAGGAAAATCTTTACTCCAAGGAAATGACGGACGGCGGCTACTTCGGATTTGCATTCCGCGCGCCCGCCGCAAATCAGGACGTCGTCCTGTATAACCTGAAAATAGCGGATAAAGACGGCGTTACTTTGTTTCAGGATGATTTTTCCAAAGTTCTGACCGATTCGTATATCCGTACGGGAGGCGACGCGCTCAAAACCAACGTCGAAAACGGCGGCGCCGTACTGCGCGTCAAAAACGTGCAGGAAGCGAAACCCGTGTTCAACTTTGCGGCGCTCAAACGCGAGGGATACCTCGACGAAACGTTCCATCTGACGCCGACGGTGGACGATATGCCGGAGGGCGGCGAACTCTCCGTTATCGTAAAGGATGCCGCAGGCAATGCGATCGCGGCGCAGGCGGACGGTACGTTCAAGTTTACCGCGCAGGGTATCTATACCGCCGAATTCGCGGTGACCGTGAACGAAGAGATCATTTTGCAGGATAGCGTTAAAGTTTATATAAAGAATCATTCCACCCAACCCAACGCCGAAGCCAATTTCGACAAAGGGTATTTCAACGGCGATCTGTGGGCGATCACGGAGAAAGGCGTTGCGGTCAAGGACGGCGCATTGATCATTGCAGGCGGAACTTTCCGCACGAAAGGGTTCTCCGAGATCTGCTATTTCACGTTCGACGTCACGTCGATGAAGGCGGGTTCTTCCTCCTTCGATCTGATCTTCGGGCAGGACGGCGTCGGGTACGCCCTTCGGTTTACGGACAAAACGAGCGTTGAATTTATCACTCCCGAAGGTTCGAGGGAGATCGCTGTCGGTAAAAACTTTGTCGAAGCGGCGCTCGCGGGCAAAAAAGTTACGCTGCGTCTGGAACTCGCTTCCGATAAAGCGATGCTCTACGGCATGATCGAGGACGAGTCGGAGGAAACGCTGGAAACGGCTCTGTGCACGTTGGAAGGCATCCGCCTCGTGGGAAGCATAGGCGTTACCGTACCCGAGGGCAGCAGGATTACGATCGACGACGTGCAGTTCGTCAACATGGCGGGCGTCGATAATCCGAATACGGATCCTTCCAAGCCCTCCGATCCCGGTGAAAATCCCGGCGAAGACCCGGGCGAAAAACCCGGCGACGAAGATCCGAAGAAAAAGGGATGCGCAGGTACGGCAGTAGGGTTCAGTATTGCGGGCGGGACCGCCGTAGTGCTTGCCGCGGCAGTGCTGTGCTTTCGTAAGAAAAAGAAAATTTGACGGAATGAATAACAGGGGAGATCTTGTATGGTAAAGACAAACGAGGTTCGGGCGAAAAAGGGGATCAATAAGGCCTTTTCAGAGCATAAGATCGCGTATACGATCGTCTACATTATTTTCACGTTGTATGCGATCACGCTGGTCTATCCGCTCTTATGGGTATTCGTTCAATCCTTCCGCTCGAAGATTGATTTCTTTTGGTATCCGCTGGATTTCCCCAAATCCTTTTACGGGGAAAACTATCTGAGGATATTTACCGAGTATAATATGGCGGAACTGTTTGCAAACAGCATCGTTCTGTCTGTGTGCGGAACTTTCGCTTCGATTCTGGCGAGTTCCTGCGCCGCCTATGTGGTCAGTAAATATAATTTCAAATTGCGCAACGTCATCTACGGGTTGGTCATCGTTACGATGATCATCCCGACGACGGGCAGCATCGCCACGACCTATCGCCTGATGAACGATACGGGGTTGGCGGGCACGCATATCGGCTTGATCATCATGTATTCGGGCGGATTCGGTTTCAACTTCTTCCTACTGTACGGTTTTTTCAAGAATCTGTCCTTGACGTACGCGGAATCGGCGAAGATCGACGGCGCAGGGCATGCGACCATCTTTTTCAAGATCATGCTTCCGCTCGCGAAACCGTCGCTGTTTGCGGTGGGTATCATCACGTTTATCGGGTATTGGAACGACTATTATGCGCCGTATATGTATTTGCGCAACTATCCCACGCTCGCAGTCGGCATCTATCAGTTGTCCTCGGATATCACGACGGGCGCCAATTCCTACGATTACCCCGCGCTGTTTGCGATCATGACGATCTCCGTCGTTCCCATTATTGTTCTTTTCAGCATCTTCCAGAAAACGATCATGGAAAATACGGTAGCCGGAGGTATTAAAGGCTGATGAAAAAGATTTTAAGTTTGATTTTAGGGGGGACTTTCGCACTCGGTGCGGCGTTCGGTCTATCCGCCTGCGGCGGGGGCGAAAAAGATCCTTATGCGGATATCGATAAATCGCTCCTGTACGGCATGGACGAACCGCTCTACGAAAAGGGCGCGAGCAGTACTTCTCTCACGCAGGTGCGCGGGTTCGATCTGGATACGACGGTCGATTTTGTCGCCATGCTCGGCGCAAAATCATTCCGTTTCCGTATGCCGAACGGGTTTATCCAGTCGCCCGGTCAATACGACGAAGAAATTTATGAATATTTGCAGTCCGCGTCCGAAAAGTTTCGCAATGCGGGCGTCACCAACCTGATCGGGCAGGCGAGTTTATTCCCCGCATATTCGGGCTTCCGCCCCGATTCGGCAAACAGCGCGCCGCGCCCCGACGACGAGCACTACGGGGATTGGCTGCAAGCCGTTACCGAAATGTGGCAAAAAGTCGCGGAATTGTTCCCCGAGATCACGCAGTGGGAAATGGGCAACGAGTTTAACACCAATACCTTTTTCCATCCCAACGGCTATCAGGGGATCGCAGGATCGCTGGAAGAGGGCGTGGGCGGATTCTCGCGCGAGGAACAGGTGATCGTCGTTACCGATTATATGTATTATGCCGCGAAGGGCATCAAGGCGGCGAATCCGAAAAATATCGCGATCATGCCCGGGCTTTCGCCCACGCAGTTGAACATGAAAAACGTGGAATATTTCGTTGAGGACGTCTATGCCCGCATCAAGAGCGGCGAGGCGCCCTACGGCAACACGAAGTCGAAGGATCCCGACGATTATTTCGGCGCGCTTTGCTGGCATCCGTATGCAAAAAGTATCGACGAATCCTGGTTACAGTCGCAAAAGGATGTCTATAATATCGTGATCGAAAACGGGGACGAGGGAAAGAAAGTGATTTTCTCCGAACTCGGCTTTTCCGATAACGGCGTGGACGACGTCGAAGAATTGCAGATCGGCTATACCGAGCGTGTTTTCGAATACTGCGAGAACGAACTGCCTTTCGTCGAAAGCGTGCTCTCGTTCCGTTTGTACGAATGCGAGTATGCCGCGACCTGGGGCGGCAGTCAGGAGTCGCATTTCGGATTTTTCCGCGAACCGACGGGCGATAAAGGGTTCAGCCCCAAGGCGAAAGCATATAAATTGCAGCAGATCTACGGCGGCAGCGGCGATCTTGCCAAATACGAAACGCCCGCGAAATCGTGAGGGGAAAAATGATCCGTAAATTATGCGCGTTTCTTGCGGCATTGCTCGTCGCGGTTTCCCTCGTTGCTTGTAACACCGCCCCGGATTCCGATAAACCCGATCCGGACCCCGGCACGGAAGTCGGAGAAAGTTTGCTCTACGGCATCGGGGAACCCTTTGCGGGTTCGGGCGTGGAAGGATTCAATTCCGAAAAGGCGTCCTCGCTCATCGGCGCTCTGGGGGCGAAAACTTTCCGACTTTGGGTCACGCCGCAGACGCTGTATGCGGGATGGAATCAAACGACGGTGTTCTCCGATGAAAGCCTCTCCTCGATCGATAAAAACGCGCGGCTTCTGTATCAGACGTATGTCGATCAGATCCGCAAAAACGGCGTAGAGGAAATTACGGCGATGGGAAACTTTTTTCCGCGGATGCCTTCCACTGCAAACGGCAAAGAAGGAAATTTTATCCCAGCGCGCGATACGTCGGAAGGCTCAGAATATATGCAGTTTTTGCACAAATATTATGTAATCTGGAAGGCTGTCGCAGCGGCGATGCCCGACGTAGATGTCTGGGAAATGGGCAACGAAACGAATCAAGTCACTTTCCTGACGTACACGGGATACGAAAAAGACAGCACGGAAACGCAGTTTGAAAAACTCGCGGATATCAACGTCGATTTGATGTA from Candidatus Borkfalkia ceftriaxoniphila includes the following:
- a CDS encoding carbohydrate ABC transporter permease, giving the protein MVKTNEVRAKKGINKAFSEHKIAYTIVYIIFTLYAITLVYPLLWVFVQSFRSKIDFFWYPLDFPKSFYGENYLRIFTEYNMAELFANSIVLSVCGTFASILASSCAAYVVSKYNFKLRNVIYGLVIVTMIIPTTGSIATTYRLMNDTGLAGTHIGLIIMYSGGFGFNFFLLYGFFKNLSLTYAESAKIDGAGHATIFFKIMLPLAKPSLFAVGIITFIGYWNDYYAPYMYLRNYPTLAVGIYQLSSDITTGANSYDYPALFAIMTISVVPIIVLFSIFQKTIMENTVAGGIKG
- a CDS encoding cellulase family glycosylhydrolase, with the translated sequence MKKILSLILGGTFALGAAFGLSACGGGEKDPYADIDKSLLYGMDEPLYEKGASSTSLTQVRGFDLDTTVDFVAMLGAKSFRFRMPNGFIQSPGQYDEEIYEYLQSASEKFRNAGVTNLIGQASLFPAYSGFRPDSANSAPRPDDEHYGDWLQAVTEMWQKVAELFPEITQWEMGNEFNTNTFFHPNGYQGIAGSLEEGVGGFSREEQVIVVTDYMYYAAKGIKAANPKNIAIMPGLSPTQLNMKNVEYFVEDVYARIKSGEAPYGNTKSKDPDDYFGALCWHPYAKSIDESWLQSQKDVYNIVIENGDEGKKVIFSELGFSDNGVDDVEELQIGYTERVFEYCENELPFVESVLSFRLYECEYAATWGGSQESHFGFFREPTGDKGFSPKAKAYKLQQIYGGSGDLAKYETPAKS